GGCATGACCACCAATGCTGCAGTGCTCGCCGGCGGTATCTCCAAGGCACTGATCACCACCGCGGCCGGCCTGATGGTCGGTATTCCGTCGGTGTTCTTCCACCGTTTCCTGCAGCGTCGTATCGACGAGCTGGTGGTCGGTATGGAGCAGGAAGCGATCAAGCTGGTCGAAGTGGTGCAGGGCGACCGTGATGTCGACCTGGCCGAGGGCAAGGCGTGAAATTCCGGCGCAAGCCACGGGAGACCGTGGACATCAACCTGGCCTCGCTGATCGACGTGGTGTTCATCCTGCTGCTGTTTTTCGTGGTCACCACCACCTTCACTCGCGAAACCCAGTTGCGTGTCGAGCTGCCGGAGTCGGTCAGCGGCGCGCCGGCACCGGATTCGGAGCTCAAGCAACTGGACATCACCATCAGCGCCGACGGCGTCTATTCGGTGAACAACCACCTGTTGCCCAAGAGCGACCTGGCGACCCTCATTGAAGCCCTGCAGCAGGAATCCGCAGGGGACACCAAACTGCCGTTGTCGATCAGCGCCGACGGCAAGACCCCGCACCAGGCGGTGGTGACTGCCATGGATGCGGCCGGCAAGCTCGGTTTCAGCCAGTTGCGCATGACCACGGTCGAGGCGGCTCAGGGGACGCCCTGATGGCCTTTGCCGATCGTCTGCTCGATGCCTGGTACGCCGGGCATCCGGCCCTGGCGCTGCTGCGTCCGCTCGAAGCCCTCTATCGTCGCGTGGTGCTGGGCAAGCGCGCGCGCTTTCTCAGTGGCGAGAGCCCCAGCTACCGCGCGCCGGTGCCGGTCATCGTGGTGGGCAACATCACCGTCGGCGGCACCGGCAAGACACCGATGATCCTCTGGTTGATCGAG
This portion of the Pseudomonas sp. SORT22 genome encodes:
- a CDS encoding biopolymer transporter ExbD, giving the protein MKFRRKPRETVDINLASLIDVVFILLLFFVVTTTFTRETQLRVELPESVSGAPAPDSELKQLDITISADGVYSVNNHLLPKSDLATLIEALQQESAGDTKLPLSISADGKTPHQAVVTAMDAAGKLGFSQLRMTTVEAAQGTP